The following are encoded in a window of Flavobacterium cupriresistens genomic DNA:
- a CDS encoding sugar isomerase, which produces MNIKNTYKKITAENFFMLTILFVNAGNYLYNLLLGRILGPSGFADAAILITLLLVLSFVGMTFQVTAAKYAVLLEGTQLHIFLKFIFKYALLFGVILGFTVVVFGHQLQEIFKTKTSLMFVLFGFGLPMYFIMSINRGLYQGKNDLRNLSKTYYFEMLCRLILTLLLLYLLPQIQSSIIIALGILISFGFGLIPFQKIINSKNNHTLSDNLDTKSIITFFALTAFYELTQIIINNSDIMLVKHYFDNEKAGLYASLALIGRVVYFVAWMFVMLLLPKVIQLKKQGEDTLPILLKYVLYIVCLSTIIVLSALLFPEIVVLLMFGEKYLPIAFLLWKYALATSIFAIANIFTYYFLSINKYVPVIISAFLGLTQIILIVLYHDSLEQVVIMQIIAMVVLLLFQLFFFFFNNNKK; this is translated from the coding sequence TTGAATATTAAAAATACTTATAAAAAGATCACTGCGGAGAATTTTTTTATGCTTACAATTTTATTTGTAAATGCAGGCAATTATTTGTACAATCTACTATTAGGAAGGATACTTGGTCCTTCTGGATTTGCTGACGCTGCGATCTTAATAACTTTGCTTTTAGTATTGTCTTTTGTTGGAATGACATTCCAGGTTACTGCTGCTAAATATGCTGTTTTGCTTGAAGGAACGCAATTGCATATTTTTTTAAAATTTATTTTTAAGTATGCACTTCTTTTCGGTGTAATACTGGGATTTACAGTTGTGGTTTTCGGTCATCAATTGCAAGAAATTTTTAAAACCAAAACGTCACTAATGTTCGTTTTGTTTGGTTTTGGACTTCCAATGTATTTTATAATGAGCATTAATAGAGGTTTGTATCAGGGAAAAAATGATCTGAGAAATTTGTCAAAAACCTACTATTTTGAAATGTTATGTCGTTTGATTTTGACACTTTTGTTACTCTACCTTTTACCTCAAATTCAATCTTCTATTATTATCGCACTAGGAATTTTAATTTCTTTTGGATTTGGTTTGATTCCTTTTCAAAAAATAATTAACAGTAAAAACAACCATACTCTAAGTGACAATTTAGACACAAAATCCATTATTACATTTTTCGCTTTAACAGCCTTTTATGAATTAACGCAAATCATCATTAACAATAGTGATATTATGTTGGTTAAACATTATTTTGATAATGAAAAAGCGGGCTTATATGCTTCTTTAGCATTAATAGGTCGGGTGGTGTATTTTGTCGCTTGGATGTTTGTAATGCTCCTTCTGCCCAAAGTAATACAGTTAAAAAAACAGGGTGAAGATACACTTCCGATTCTATTAAAATATGTTTTATATATTGTTTGCTTGTCTACAATAATTGTTCTAAGTGCACTCTTATTTCCAGAAATTGTAGTGCTATTAATGTTTGGCGAGAAATACCTACCCATTGCTTTCTTATTGTGGAAATATGCATTGGCAACTTCAATTTTTGCCATCGCAAATATTTTTACTTACTATTTTCTTTCTATAAATAAGTATGTACCTGTCATAATATCAGCCTTTCTGGGACTTACACAAATAATTCTAATAGTCCTCTATCATGATTCACTCGAACAGGTGGTTATTATGCAAATCATCGCGATGGTGGTATTATTATTATTTCAATTGTTTTTTTTCTTTTTTAATAACAATAAAAAGTAA